A stretch of Aeromicrobium tamlense DNA encodes these proteins:
- a CDS encoding carbon-nitrogen hydrolase family protein translates to MQVTLVQLAATLDSAVNRDQVAARLRDVEGGGLVVLPEGAMHDFGAPDHDLAAVAEPLDGPFVDLLAREARRLGSTIVAGMFERTDGLPFNTLVVVGPDGDLAATYRKIHLYDSFGYRESDRLRAGEIEPVTVTVEDLTVGLMTCYDLRFPELARRLVDAGADAFVVPAAWVAGEHKVDHWRTLLRARAIENTVWVAAAGQGGERYSGHSLVADPWGTIVEEAAGGDELITAQIAVDAVQHSRDVNPSLANRRM, encoded by the coding sequence ATGCAGGTGACGCTCGTGCAACTGGCCGCGACCCTCGACTCGGCCGTCAACCGCGACCAGGTGGCGGCGCGGCTCCGCGACGTCGAGGGCGGCGGGCTCGTCGTGCTGCCCGAGGGCGCGATGCACGACTTCGGCGCCCCCGACCACGACCTCGCGGCCGTCGCCGAGCCGCTCGACGGGCCGTTCGTGGACCTCCTCGCGCGCGAGGCGCGGCGCCTCGGCTCGACGATCGTCGCAGGCATGTTCGAGCGCACCGACGGACTGCCGTTCAACACGCTCGTCGTGGTCGGTCCCGACGGCGACCTCGCCGCGACCTACCGCAAGATCCACCTCTACGACTCCTTCGGCTACCGCGAGTCCGATCGCCTGCGCGCCGGCGAGATCGAGCCCGTCACGGTCACCGTCGAGGACCTCACGGTCGGCCTCATGACCTGCTACGACCTGCGGTTCCCCGAGCTCGCGCGCCGTCTGGTCGACGCCGGGGCCGACGCGTTCGTCGTGCCGGCCGCGTGGGTCGCAGGTGAGCACAAGGTCGACCACTGGCGCACGCTGCTGCGCGCACGGGCCATCGAGAACACCGTCTGGGTGGCCGCGGCGGGCCAGGGCGGCGAGCGTTACAGCGGTCATTCCTTGGTCGCCGATCCGTGGGGAACTATCGTGGAGGAGGCCGCCGGGGGGGACGAGCTCATCACCGCGCAGATCGCGGTGGACGCCGTGCAGCACTCTCGCGACGTGAACCCGTCGCTTGCCAACCGGAGGATGTAG
- a CDS encoding bacterial proteasome activator family protein, which translates to MTDDRIIDPQGQPVASSEPARTPLTDLVEQPAKVMRIGGMIRQLLEEVKSAPLDDASRARLREIHHQSIDELKDGLAPELVDELERLSLPFDAESPSDAELRVAQAQLVGWLEGLFHGIQAALYAQQVQAQNQLQNMRLALPGAGGEDGTSDDRVTPSETGGMYL; encoded by the coding sequence ATGACCGACGACCGGATCATCGACCCCCAGGGCCAGCCCGTGGCCTCCTCCGAGCCCGCGCGCACGCCGCTGACCGACCTGGTCGAGCAGCCCGCGAAGGTCATGCGCATCGGCGGCATGATCCGCCAGCTGCTCGAGGAGGTGAAGTCCGCGCCGCTCGACGACGCGAGCCGGGCCCGCCTGCGCGAGATCCACCACCAGTCGATCGACGAGCTGAAGGACGGTCTCGCGCCCGAGCTCGTCGACGAGCTCGAGCGGCTCAGCCTGCCGTTCGACGCCGAGTCGCCGAGCGACGCCGAGCTGCGCGTCGCCCAGGCCCAGCTGGTGGGTTGGCTCGAAGGTCTCTTCCACGGCATCCAGGCCGCCCTCTACGCCCAGCAGGTGCAGGCGCAGAACCAGCTGCAGAACATGCGTCTGGCGCTCCCGGGGGCCGGCGGCGAGGATGGTACCTCGGACGATCGCGTCACACCTTCCGAAACCGGGGGAATGTACCTCTAG
- a CDS encoding TetR/AcrR family transcriptional regulator: MSDSPRVPQRRDAVANRERIIDTAEAYFAANGLDAPLHGLAEAAKVGTGTLYRNFASQEELWRALYDRHIAIFDEIAERAMEASTGWEGIELVVDEATQVMIDRRIVAEVMRRQAINDPDYRPTDRWVGTLAILVQRAVAEGSARDDLAVADLSAAPLMLGAVHTAAPENREWLARRMRTLLLDGMRAHPHEPTPLAELPPDFYERGASIVKRTT; this comes from the coding sequence ATGTCAGATTCCCCCCGCGTTCCGCAGCGCCGCGACGCCGTGGCGAACCGCGAGCGCATCATCGACACCGCCGAGGCCTACTTCGCCGCGAACGGCCTCGACGCGCCCCTGCACGGCCTCGCGGAGGCCGCGAAGGTGGGCACCGGCACGCTCTACCGAAACTTCGCCTCGCAGGAGGAGCTGTGGCGGGCCCTCTACGACCGGCACATCGCGATCTTCGACGAGATCGCGGAGCGCGCGATGGAGGCGTCGACGGGCTGGGAGGGCATTGAGCTCGTGGTCGACGAGGCCACCCAGGTGATGATCGACCGGCGCATCGTCGCCGAGGTGATGCGTCGTCAGGCGATCAACGACCCGGACTACCGGCCCACCGACCGGTGGGTGGGCACGCTGGCGATCCTCGTGCAGCGTGCGGTCGCCGAGGGCTCGGCGCGCGACGACCTCGCGGTGGCCGACCTCAGCGCCGCGCCGCTGATGCTCGGGGCGGTCCACACGGCCGCGCCGGAGAACCGCGAGTGGCTCGCGCGCCGCATGCGCACGCTGCTGCTGGACGGGATGCGGGCCCATCCGCACGAGCCCACGCCGCTCGCCGAGCTGCCGCCGGACTTCTACGAGCGCGGTGCCTCGATCGTCAAGCGCACGACCTGA
- a CDS encoding winged helix-turn-helix domain-containing protein: MAPEMYQDEILLSPPARRDVSVEQWRDYVTKRAAAHRRCAGCSVLDDCLYRAVVDVDVSGFVACTSEAERRTMRRDLGIEVRVDSSSYGTARVGGGPVDHAEVIGARKAHPDETCRELAQRLGCSTSTVKRHLRQEREGRAAAVTTIAKPSMGEVLDSFDRLDTSRRV; this comes from the coding sequence ATGGCACCCGAGATGTACCAGGACGAGATCCTGCTGTCCCCGCCCGCTCGACGCGACGTCTCGGTCGAGCAGTGGCGTGACTACGTGACCAAGCGCGCTGCCGCCCACCGCCGATGTGCGGGCTGCAGCGTCCTCGACGACTGCCTCTACCGGGCCGTGGTCGACGTCGACGTGTCGGGCTTCGTCGCCTGCACCAGCGAGGCCGAGCGCCGCACCATGCGCCGCGATCTCGGCATCGAGGTGCGGGTCGACTCCAGCTCCTACGGCACGGCGCGCGTCGGGGGCGGCCCCGTCGACCACGCCGAGGTGATCGGCGCTCGCAAGGCGCACCCCGACGAGACCTGTCGCGAGCTGGCGCAGCGGCTCGGCTGCTCGACCTCCACGGTCAAGCGCCACCTGCGCCAGGAGCGCGAGGGACGCGCGGCGGCGGTCACCACGATCGCCAAGCCGTCGATGGGCGAGGTGCTCGACTCGTTCGACCGCCTCGACACCTCGCGTCGGGTCTGA
- a CDS encoding NAD(P)H-quinone oxidoreductase translates to MRAVIVEEPGGPESLHVAELPDPEPGPGEVVIAVAAAGVNRADLLQREGHYPPPPGTTDVIGLECSGVVHAIGEGVTGLSVGDEVCALLSGGGYAERVVVPAGQVVPVPAGVDLTTAAAIPETYATVWSNVFMLAGLREGQKVLVHGGASGIGTTAIQLAKAFGATVVTTVGSAEKAEVVRGLGADAVVNYREDDFAETCQDLGGVDVVLDIIGGKYLAQNVASLARGGRIVVIGMQGGRKGELNLGALLAKQGSVSATSLRFRPVEEKAAIMAELVEKVWPLIEDGTLGPVVHETVPLARVADAHRILEESSHVGKVVLDMGA, encoded by the coding sequence ATGCGAGCCGTCATCGTCGAAGAGCCCGGGGGCCCCGAGAGCCTCCACGTCGCCGAGCTTCCCGATCCCGAGCCGGGGCCGGGCGAGGTCGTGATCGCCGTGGCCGCCGCCGGCGTCAACCGCGCCGACCTGCTGCAGCGAGAGGGCCACTACCCGCCGCCGCCCGGCACCACCGACGTCATCGGCCTCGAGTGCTCGGGCGTCGTCCACGCGATCGGCGAGGGCGTCACGGGCCTCTCCGTCGGCGACGAGGTCTGCGCGCTGCTCAGCGGCGGCGGCTACGCCGAGCGTGTGGTCGTGCCGGCCGGTCAGGTGGTGCCGGTGCCCGCGGGCGTCGACCTCACGACCGCGGCCGCGATCCCCGAGACCTACGCCACCGTCTGGTCGAACGTCTTCATGCTCGCCGGCCTGCGCGAGGGCCAGAAGGTGCTCGTGCACGGCGGCGCCAGCGGCATCGGCACCACCGCGATCCAGCTGGCCAAGGCCTTCGGCGCCACCGTCGTCACCACGGTCGGCAGCGCCGAGAAGGCCGAAGTCGTGCGCGGCCTCGGCGCCGACGCGGTCGTGAACTACCGCGAGGACGACTTCGCCGAGACCTGCCAGGACCTCGGCGGCGTCGACGTCGTGCTCGACATCATCGGCGGCAAGTACCTCGCCCAGAACGTCGCCTCCCTCGCCCGCGGCGGCCGCATCGTCGTGATCGGCATGCAGGGCGGCCGCAAGGGCGAGCTCAACCTCGGCGCCCTGCTGGCGAAGCAGGGGAGCGTCTCGGCGACGTCCCTGCGCTTCCGCCCGGTGGAGGAGAAGGCCGCGATCATGGCCGAGCTCGTCGAGAAGGTCTGGCCGCTCATCGAGGACGGCACGTTGGGCCCCGTGGTGCACGAGACCGTGCCGCTGGCGCGGGTCGCCGACGCCCACCGGATCCTCGAGGAGTCCTCGCACGTGGGCAAGGTCGTCCTCGACATGGGCGCCTGA
- a CDS encoding Ig-like domain repeat protein: MFTQRGWRLATVGALLALPLAAVPAHADDGELASGSDWTVSRAAGGYLVTVDLAKKLPVVSDAPTIEVDGEPIGIATESADGKSLSVFTADASVLKADDIEAGWFSKPSGAPAQVTSVEEIAEADPEALDANPASLGEFEHTEAVYNFGAQSIPLAAIGGIRGELQGKVYLPKTGGARPVVLLLHGRHTSCSTGTANPNRWPCGPNQINIPSFAGYDGTARALASHGYAVVSISANAINSNDNQLALDQGAQARGQLLLDTLTMLKKANEGAAVSYYDQQTDADVTLEQALANQAPLPGLTEGTAGLAPADFVGRFDFSNIGMMGHSRGGEGVTSAATLNQGLEKPWKITSILPLAPVDFARMTVPNVPMNVVLPYCDGDVSNQQGQHMLDDSRYAFDDDVLRSGVWMMGANHNFYNTVWTPGKYAYSVSDDWGATSTDAVCGPRSETNIRLSADAQYDAGTAYMAGWFRLTMGDEKQFLPMFDGSAQVPEVLGSADIRSMSTAPASARQTITTFEETSSLVRVQGAATATVCASAAGRTVSQPLPACTPSTISTSALPHWTPASNGGNVPATPVTKFSWTALGTGTTTVTPSEVRVSVPAKARNASDLERLSFKVAADDTVATSTAISLTVVDNAGRTFTTPVADLNPLATTRLPASTSTILKKIVLQQVDLPVATLADAGLNVSDIREVRFGALAGPDALATGGVFLSDLAFESSAVGTADSKSLPTLNVKAPVVDEGNGPGTADIAVYLDEAATIPVTGYVSALGSATGRAGIAMEKVTFAPGETCKVVTAPVLGDQLASTTASTSVKASVINTAGAVMGTNALDWMIVREDDGVTGSATALPPAGVQGDACAELAAKDEKADVSVSDDKPQPGSSVTVTAGGFRSGEGVTVTIAGVDPVVAVADGSGAVSAAVTIPETATRGAADVTVTGSGTGRTGTTSVAILDASTTTLSISPEAPQINEAVTLSATVGGGDTTGSVEFFDGDRSLGTAEVVDGVATLDVPGFKAGKHEIVATFAETGVTAGSTSGAVTFTLVKGKPTLVMSLSSATTVFGKAATLSAVVGGADGGNVTFRYGTVTKKVALAKDGSASLTLPATLKPGRYTVAASYDGTDLTEGGVGISSMLTVTKKATTTSLSAQSSVKAGKTLRGKFAVRGGVAKVAPTGTVKVYVKQAKGGYKLARTVRVTSTGKASFTVKTPKKRQGLRVKVVYSGDANYGSSTSSKSVRLR, encoded by the coding sequence GTGTTCACACAACGAGGATGGCGGCTCGCCACCGTGGGAGCGCTGCTCGCGCTGCCACTGGCTGCGGTGCCCGCCCACGCCGACGACGGCGAACTGGCCTCCGGCAGCGACTGGACGGTCTCGCGCGCCGCCGGCGGCTACCTGGTCACGGTCGACCTGGCGAAGAAGCTGCCGGTCGTCTCCGACGCCCCGACCATCGAGGTCGACGGCGAGCCGATCGGCATCGCCACGGAGTCCGCCGACGGCAAGAGCCTGAGCGTCTTCACCGCCGACGCGTCCGTGCTGAAGGCCGACGACATCGAGGCGGGCTGGTTCAGCAAGCCCTCCGGCGCCCCGGCCCAGGTCACGAGCGTCGAGGAGATCGCGGAGGCCGACCCCGAGGCCCTCGACGCGAACCCGGCGTCGCTCGGCGAGTTCGAGCACACCGAGGCCGTCTACAACTTCGGCGCGCAGTCGATCCCCCTCGCGGCGATCGGCGGCATCCGCGGTGAGCTGCAGGGCAAGGTCTACCTGCCCAAGACCGGTGGCGCCCGCCCCGTCGTGCTGCTGCTGCACGGCCGCCACACCTCGTGCTCCACCGGCACCGCCAACCCGAACCGCTGGCCGTGCGGACCGAACCAGATCAACATCCCGAGCTTCGCCGGCTACGACGGCACGGCGCGCGCGCTGGCCAGCCACGGCTACGCGGTCGTGTCGATCTCGGCCAACGCGATCAACTCCAACGACAACCAGCTCGCGCTGGACCAGGGCGCCCAGGCGCGCGGCCAGCTGCTGCTGGACACGCTCACGATGCTCAAGAAGGCGAACGAGGGCGCCGCGGTCAGCTACTACGACCAGCAGACCGACGCCGACGTCACGCTCGAGCAGGCGCTCGCCAACCAGGCCCCGCTGCCGGGCCTGACCGAGGGCACCGCGGGTCTCGCCCCCGCCGACTTCGTGGGTCGCTTCGACTTCTCGAACATCGGCATGATGGGCCACTCGCGGGGCGGCGAGGGCGTCACCTCGGCCGCGACGCTCAACCAGGGCCTCGAGAAGCCGTGGAAGATCACGTCGATCCTGCCGCTCGCGCCGGTCGACTTCGCGCGCATGACGGTGCCGAACGTGCCGATGAACGTGGTCCTGCCCTACTGCGACGGCGACGTCTCGAACCAGCAGGGCCAGCACATGCTCGACGACTCGCGCTACGCGTTCGACGACGACGTGCTGCGCAGCGGCGTGTGGATGATGGGCGCGAACCACAACTTCTACAACACGGTCTGGACCCCCGGGAAGTACGCGTACAGCGTCTCCGACGACTGGGGAGCGACCTCGACCGATGCCGTCTGCGGTCCCCGCTCGGAGACGAACATCCGGCTGAGCGCCGACGCGCAGTACGACGCCGGCACCGCCTACATGGCCGGCTGGTTCCGCCTGACGATGGGTGACGAGAAGCAGTTCCTGCCCATGTTCGACGGCTCCGCCCAGGTGCCCGAGGTGCTCGGCTCGGCCGACATCCGCAGCATGTCGACGGCTCCGGCCTCGGCTCGCCAGACGATCACGACGTTCGAGGAGACCAGCTCGCTGGTCCGCGTCCAGGGCGCGGCCACGGCCACGGTCTGCGCGAGCGCCGCGGGTCGCACGGTGTCGCAGCCGCTGCCGGCCTGCACGCCCTCGACGATCAGCACCAGCGCGCTGCCGCACTGGACGCCCGCCAGCAACGGCGGCAACGTCCCGGCGACGCCGGTCACGAAGTTCTCGTGGACGGCCCTCGGCACCGGCACCACCACCGTGACGCCCAGCGAGGTGCGCGTCAGCGTCCCCGCGAAGGCGCGCAACGCGTCGGACCTCGAGCGCCTGTCGTTCAAGGTCGCCGCGGACGACACCGTCGCCACCAGCACCGCGATCTCGCTGACCGTGGTCGACAACGCGGGCCGGACGTTCACGACGCCCGTCGCGGACCTCAACCCGCTGGCCACCACGCGACTGCCCGCCTCGACCAGCACGATCCTGAAGAAGATCGTGCTGCAGCAGGTCGACCTCCCGGTCGCCACGCTGGCGGACGCGGGCCTGAACGTCTCGGACATCCGTGAGGTCCGCTTCGGCGCCCTCGCCGGTCCGGACGCGCTGGCCACCGGCGGCGTGTTCCTGTCGGACCTCGCGTTCGAGAGTTCGGCGGTCGGCACGGCCGACAGCAAGTCCCTGCCGACGCTCAACGTGAAGGCCCCCGTCGTGGACGAGGGCAACGGGCCGGGCACGGCGGACATCGCGGTCTACCTCGACGAGGCGGCCACGATCCCGGTCACCGGCTACGTGTCGGCGCTCGGCTCGGCCACGGGCCGCGCGGGCATCGCGATGGAGAAGGTCACCTTCGCCCCCGGCGAGACCTGCAAGGTCGTCACTGCTCCGGTGCTCGGCGACCAGCTGGCCAGCACGACGGCCTCCACGTCGGTGAAGGCCTCGGTCATCAACACGGCCGGCGCGGTCATGGGCACGAACGCCCTGGACTGGATGATCGTCCGCGAGGACGACGGCGTGACAGGCTCGGCGACGGCGCTGCCGCCGGCGGGCGTCCAGGGCGACGCGTGCGCCGAGCTGGCCGCGAAGGACGAGAAGGCCGACGTCTCGGTCAGCGACGACAAGCCCCAGCCGGGCTCGTCGGTCACCGTCACGGCGGGCGGCTTCCGCTCCGGTGAGGGCGTCACCGTGACGATCGCCGGGGTCGACCCGGTCGTCGCCGTCGCCGACGGCTCCGGTGCCGTCAGCGCCGCCGTGACGATCCCGGAGACCGCCACCCGCGGCGCCGCGGACGTCACGGTCACGGGCAGCGGCACGGGCCGTACGGGCACCACCTCGGTGGCCATCCTCGACGCGAGCACGACGACCCTGTCGATCTCGCCCGAGGCGCCGCAGATCAACGAGGCGGTCACGCTCTCGGCGACGGTCGGCGGTGGCGACACCACCGGCAGCGTCGAGTTCTTCGACGGCGACCGCTCGCTCGGCACCGCGGAGGTCGTGGACGGCGTGGCCACCCTCGACGTCCCGGGCTTCAAGGCCGGCAAGCACGAGATCGTGGCGACCTTCGCCGAGACCGGGGTCACCGCCGGCTCGACGTCCGGTGCGGTCACCTTCACCCTCGTGAAGGGCAAGCCGACCCTGGTGATGTCGCTCTCGAGCGCCACCACCGTGTTCGGTAAGGCTGCGACGCTGTCCGCGGTCGTCGGCGGCGCGGACGGCGGCAACGTCACCTTCCGCTACGGCACCGTGACGAAGAAGGTCGCGCTGGCCAAGGACGGCTCGGCCTCGCTCACGCTGCCGGCCACCCTGAAGCCGGGTCGCTACACGGTCGCCGCGTCCTACGACGGCACCGACCTCACCGAGGGCGGGGTGGGCATCTCGTCGATGCTCACGGTGACGAAGAAGGCCACGACGACCAGCCTCTCGGCGCAGTCGTCGGTCAAGGCCGGGAAGACCCTGCGTGGCAAGTTCGCCGTCCGTGGCGGCGTCGCGAAGGTCGCTCCGACCGGCACGGTCAAGGTCTACGTGAAGCAGGCGAAGGGCGGCTACAAGCTGGCCCGGACCGTGCGCGTCACGTCGACCGGCAAGGCGTCCTTCACGGTGAAGACGCCGAAGAAGCGCCAGGGCCTGCGGGTCAAGGTCGTCTACTCCGGTGACGCCAACTACGGGTCGAGCACGAGCTCGAAGTCGGTGCGCCTGCGCTGA